The following coding sequences lie in one Arachis stenosperma cultivar V10309 chromosome 5, arast.V10309.gnm1.PFL2, whole genome shotgun sequence genomic window:
- the LOC130979379 gene encoding cell division protein FtsY homolog, chloroplastic-like, which yields MASSFSSSMCASYSSVISRPFYNSQPQFAFFCTGKLGSVPDSGGRFRCMAGQTGFFTKLGRLIKEKAKSDVEKIFSGGFTKTRKNLAVIDELLLYWNLSDTDRVLDELEEALLVSDFGPKITIKIVENLREDILSGKLKSGTEIKEALKQNVLDLLTTKGSKTELQLGFRKPAVIMIVGVNGGGKTTSLGKLAYRLKKEGAKILMAAGDTFRAAAGDQLEIWAERTDCEIVRAESEKAKASSVLTQAVKKGKELGFDIVLCDTSGRLHTNYSLMEELISCKKAVSKVVAGAPNEILLVLDGTTGLNMLPQTREFNEVVGVTGLILSKLDGSARGGCVVSVVDELGIPVKFVGVGERVEDLQPFDAEAFVNAIFS from the exons AtggcttcttctttttcttcttcgatGTGCGCTTCTTACTCTTCAGTAATCTCGAGACCTTTTTATAATTCTCAACCGCAATTCGCGTTCTTCTGTACCGGGAAACTCGGTTCGGTTCCCGATTCGGGTGGGCGGTTCAGGTGTATGGCTGGTCAAACCGGATTCTTCACAAAGCTTGGGAGGCTAATAAAGGAGAAGGCGAAGAGCGACGTTGAGAAGATATTCTCCGGCGGGTTCACGAAGACGCGGAAAAACCTCGCCGTCATCGACGAGCTTCTTCTCTATTGGAATCTCTCCGACACCGATCGAGTACTCGACGAGCTCGAAGAG GCTCTTTTGGTGTCTGATTTTGGACCAAAAATCACTATTAAGATAGTGGAGAATTTGCGTGAGGATATATTGTCAGGGAAGCTCAAATCAGGCACTGAGATAAAG GAAGCATTGAAACAGAATGTCTTGGATTTGTTGACGACTAAGGGGAGTAAAACTGAACTTCAACTTGGATTCAG GAAGCCAGCTGTAATAATGATAGTTGGTGTTAATGGTGGTGGAAAGACAACATCTCTGG GAAAGCTGGCGTATAGACTGAAGAAAGAAGGGGCAAAG ATACTGATGGCTGCTGGTGATACATTTAGAGCAGCTGCTGGTGATCAGCTAGAGATATGGGCTGAAAGGACTGATTGTGAGATTGTTAGGGCTGAATCAGAGAAAGCCAAAGCATCATCAG TGCTTACACAAGctgtgaaaaagggaaaagaacTAGGTTTCGATATTGTTTTATGCGATACATCTGGAC GTTTACACACTAATTACAGCCTAATGGAAGAATTGATTTCTTGTAAAAAGGCAGTGAGCAAAGTCGTTGCTGGTGCCCCTAAT GAGATCCTACTGGTTCTGGATGGAACTACAGGTTTGAATATGCTGCCACAGACAAGAGAGTTCAATGAG GTTGTAGGTGTTACGGGTTTAATTTTGTCCAAGCTGGATGGTTCTGCAAGAGGCGGCTGTGTG GTCAGTGTTGTTGATGAGCTTGGAATCCCTGTTAAATTTGTGGGTGTTGGTGAACGTGTAGAAGACCTTCAACCCTTTGATGCAGAGGCCTTTGTCAATGCCATCTTTTCATAA